A single region of the Idiomarinaceae bacterium HL-53 genome encodes:
- a CDS encoding Transposase DDE domain-containing protein, translating into MNAQSILNNLISFVSLKMHKKRQNAVIACVQSLLKGSSTSVTSMGRGIANSAYEKHRIKRADRLLSNDNLHYEAPFIYASICKIFCTSAQPVIAVDGSDLDAYQRHFLLRAALTVKGRAITLYQEVHTKQTKEKPATHKAFLDNLYRMIPKHSKPIIVTDAGYKSPWFRQVRALGWDIVGRIRKPHFYSLNEGNTWQSIAHLYAQATHRPKLFEHAHISRHQPFQCTLTLIKHKEKGRHAFNTNGRRKCSGHSLSHAKSAKDPWLLATSLPAHRNLAKQVVSIYRQRMQIEESFRDMKSRQFGLGLEHNRSFKCKRLAILILLSTLASLVAFLMGMAVNVANIHRRFQANTSSFQVLSFHTLGLRALATGVKITRRQWSQTLIWLEKLIKEACHAEAWH; encoded by the coding sequence ATGAATGCCCAATCTATTTTGAACAATCTCATTTCGTTTGTCAGCCTTAAAATGCATAAAAAGCGGCAAAATGCTGTAATCGCATGCGTTCAAAGCCTACTCAAAGGCAGCTCAACTTCAGTGACAAGTATGGGGCGCGGGATTGCAAATTCTGCTTATGAAAAACATCGAATTAAACGAGCTGACCGCTTGTTATCCAATGATAATCTGCATTATGAAGCGCCTTTTATTTATGCTTCCATTTGCAAAATTTTTTGTACCAGTGCGCAGCCTGTCATTGCTGTCGATGGGTCTGATTTAGACGCATATCAACGACACTTTCTATTGAGAGCTGCGCTGACCGTTAAGGGCAGAGCCATCACTCTATACCAAGAAGTTCACACGAAACAAACCAAGGAAAAACCGGCAACACATAAAGCTTTTCTCGATAACTTATATCGCATGATTCCCAAACATTCCAAACCGATTATCGTGACAGATGCGGGCTATAAATCCCCTTGGTTTCGTCAAGTCAGAGCGCTAGGTTGGGATATTGTTGGGCGCATTCGCAAACCACATTTTTATTCTTTAAATGAAGGAAATACCTGGCAATCCATTGCGCATTTATATGCCCAAGCGACCCACCGTCCCAAGCTATTTGAACACGCACATATCTCCCGACATCAACCTTTTCAATGCACTTTAACTCTTATAAAGCATAAAGAGAAAGGTCGTCATGCATTCAATACCAACGGGCGACGTAAGTGCTCTGGGCATTCTCTCAGTCACGCAAAAAGCGCGAAAGATCCATGGCTTCTTGCCACTTCACTTCCGGCTCATCGCAATTTAGCTAAGCAGGTTGTTTCAATTTATAGGCAGCGTATGCAAATTGAGGAGAGCTTTAGAGATATGAAAAGTCGGCAGTTTGGGCTTGGCTTAGAGCACAATAGGAGCTTCAAGTGCAAAAGATTGGCTATTCTTATTTTGCTTTCTACGCTTGCCTCGCTCGTGGCGTTTCTTATGGGAATGGCCGTAAATGTTGCTAATATACATCGCCGTTTCCAAGCAAACACCAGCAGCTTCCAGGTATTATCCTTTCATACATTAGGCTTGAGAGCGCTAGCAACTGGCGTCAAAATCACTCGACGGCAATGGTCTCAAACGTTAATCTGGTTGGAGAAATTAATCAAAGAGGCTTGCCATGCCGAAGCATGGCATTAA